In Desulfovibrio aminophilus, the sequence CTACTTCCCGGCCTCCCACGGCTTCTCCACCCGCGACTACCGCTACACCCCGGACGACCGGCTCCTGGCGGCCGGAAACAACGGCTACGTCCACGACGCCAACGGGTTCCGGTCCATCTGGAACTCCGAGGGCCGATACACGCTCTACGCCTACGCCCCGGACTACCGGCTGCTCCGGGTGGAGAAGCCGGACGACGGCGTCGTGTTCGAGTTCGCCCACGACGAGGACGGCCGCCGCGCGGTCAAGTTCCGCGACGGCCGCCCGGTGGAGGCCTACCGCTGGCTCGACTTCCTGCGCCTGGCCGGGTTCCGCGACGTCGGCTGCTGGTACGAGTTCGCCTACGCCAGGGGCGAGCGCACGCCCTTGGCCATGCGCCGCGACGACGGCGCGGTTTTCCGGCTCCATTGCGACCAAATCGGCTCGCTGCGCGTGGTTGCGGACAGTGACGGTCATGTCCTAAAGGAAGTCCTGTACGATCCGTTCGGCGGGATCATCGAGGACTCCGCCCCGGACCTGCGCATCCCCATCGGCTTCGCGGGCGGGCTGCACGACCGCGACCTGGGCTTCGTCCGGTTCGGCTGGCGGGACTACGACACCTTCACCGGCCGCTGGACCGCGCCCGACCCCCTGGGCGACGCGGGCGGCGACCCGGACTGGTACGGCTACTGCCTCGACGACCCGGTGAACGGGGTGGACCCGTTGGGGCTGGAAGGCGGCTTCTGGGACGGGCTCAAAAAGATCGGGGCCGGATTCGGCAAGCTCTGGGACACCGCCCCG encodes:
- a CDS encoding RHS repeat domain-containing protein, with amino-acid sequence MSDVYSCRLRRGPDGRIAEKIETVQGRDRRWAYSYDARGRLTEARLDQRLICQCCYDRDGRRQRDYFPASHGFSTRDYRYTPDDRLLAAGNNGYVHDANGFRSIWNSEGRYTLYAYAPDYRLLRVEKPDDGVVFEFAHDEDGRRAVKFRDGRPVEAYRWLDFLRLAGFRDVGCWYEFAYARGERTPLAMRRDDGAVFRLHCDQIGSLRVVADSDGHVLKEVLYDPFGGIIEDSAPDLRIPIGFAGGLHDRDLGFVRFGWRDYDTFTGRWTAPDPLGDAGGDPDWYGYCLDDPVNGVDPLGLEGGFWDGLKKIGAGFGKLWDTAPAGIGEAMSKGADGAGEAIGKTVDAFKTNEDLQKYTA